A genomic window from Paenibacillus sp. FSL K6-0276 includes:
- a CDS encoding alpha-amylase family glycosyl hydrolase, producing MKRKLWYVPVLITSILLSTVINLFVLTPQKAEAASIGTINENDTIYQIMVDRFNDGDTSNNATGAAIRYGENSEEDFRYMKGGDWQGIIDKLSYIKNMGYTAIWISPVAEPQMTNRENNGTGKNTAYHGYNVKNPNAANPYFGTKEKLKELVDSAHALGIKVVIDVVPNHIGDYMLGTQAYYDIPSLQPVAPFNNPAWYHHNGDINWSLADGRYDQWAQDYLENHDLGGLDDIDFDVPAAKQAIFDSIKGWFDYTGADGARVDAAKLMKPTDIGELQNYLGVNTFGENFDGNAEFVSRWVGNNKEWGMLDFPMFFSVLNSFAYGQSFESNIKSTLAQDSYYNGNANHMVTFIDNHDRNRFLTEAGGSVDKLQNALTFIFTVRGTPVVFQGTEQNKGNGNSQIMTGGIADTWNRWSMVKRDASGNVIENYFNENASTYKHVAKLNEIRKNNPALRTGTQREMWAAQNLYAFSRRIDSGTNQGQEAISVFSNQSNGSQTVTIPLRAESSLTAGTVLYNQLNTADTVTVQSGGVTGKQIIVTVGANSAKIYAKQQQPTETVPPTTPTNVTATVQNASSALISWTASTDNVGVTGYEVYRNGIKVGTTATTSYTDNGLSASTTYNYTVKAFDAAGNLSLLSAIASITTPAGNSVTIYYKQGYTSPYIHYRPVGGTWTTAPGVAIPVSDVAGYNKITINIGSASQLEACFNNGSGTWDSNGGSNYLFGTGTWTYTPTGSITSGGPVTPTSTPTPTPTVTPTPTPIPTVTPTPTPTPTPTPTPTVTPTPTPTVTPTPTATPTGNTATIYYKNTAYSSSYIYYKLDGSTVWTTAPGEQLQASTFPGYKAITIQLGTAAGLNAAFNNGSGTWDSNGGSNYYFAAGTWSLVNGSISAGEPQADSVTFRVNVPTATPASGPVYLTGTFNSWNAADPAYQLTKGSDGVYSITLSLPAGTAVQYKITRGAWTNVEVNSNGSDISNRTLTPAGGAQTVNLTVQRWKDL from the coding sequence ATGAAACGTAAGTTATGGTATGTACCCGTTCTAATTACATCTATTCTTCTTTCTACCGTGATTAATTTGTTTGTCTTAACACCGCAAAAGGCTGAAGCGGCCAGCATCGGCACGATTAATGAGAACGACACTATTTATCAGATTATGGTTGACCGATTTAATGATGGAGACACTTCCAACAATGCTACTGGTGCGGCAATTCGCTATGGAGAAAACTCTGAAGAAGATTTCCGTTATATGAAAGGCGGAGACTGGCAGGGGATTATCGACAAGCTATCATATATTAAAAATATGGGCTATACCGCGATTTGGATTTCCCCAGTGGCTGAGCCACAAATGACTAACCGGGAAAACAATGGTACTGGTAAAAATACAGCCTATCACGGATACAACGTTAAGAACCCTAACGCTGCCAATCCATACTTCGGAACTAAGGAGAAGCTGAAGGAGCTTGTAGATTCCGCACATGCGCTTGGCATCAAAGTAGTGATTGACGTTGTGCCAAACCACATCGGTGATTATATGCTTGGTACCCAAGCCTATTATGATATCCCATCATTGCAGCCAGTGGCTCCGTTCAATAATCCAGCATGGTACCACCATAATGGAGATATTAACTGGTCTCTAGCGGATGGAAGATATGATCAGTGGGCGCAGGATTACTTAGAAAATCATGATTTGGGCGGGCTAGATGACATTGATTTCGATGTTCCTGCGGCTAAGCAGGCGATATTCGATTCTATCAAAGGCTGGTTTGATTATACAGGCGCTGACGGTGCGCGTGTGGATGCTGCCAAGCTGATGAAGCCAACAGATATTGGTGAACTACAAAATTATCTGGGCGTTAATACATTTGGCGAGAATTTCGACGGTAATGCTGAATTTGTCTCACGTTGGGTCGGAAACAACAAGGAGTGGGGCATGCTCGATTTCCCAATGTTCTTCTCCGTACTTAACAGCTTTGCTTATGGGCAGTCTTTTGAGTCCAATATCAAAAGCACCTTGGCACAGGATTCCTACTACAACGGGAATGCCAATCACATGGTTACCTTTATTGATAATCATGACCGCAACCGTTTTCTCACGGAAGCCGGGGGAAGCGTAGATAAGCTGCAGAACGCTTTGACCTTTATTTTTACCGTTCGAGGAACACCGGTTGTCTTCCAAGGGACAGAGCAGAACAAAGGCAATGGCAACAGTCAGATTATGACGGGCGGTATTGCTGATACTTGGAACCGTTGGTCTATGGTGAAACGGGATGCAAGCGGAAACGTGATCGAGAACTATTTTAATGAAAATGCCAGCACCTACAAACACGTAGCCAAACTTAATGAGATTCGTAAAAATAACCCAGCACTACGTACAGGTACTCAACGTGAAATGTGGGCTGCACAGAACTTATATGCTTTCTCACGTCGTATCGACAGTGGAACTAATCAAGGCCAAGAAGCTATCTCCGTATTCAGTAATCAATCTAATGGTTCGCAAACGGTAACCATCCCACTGCGCGCTGAGAGTAGTTTGACCGCAGGGACAGTTTTGTACAATCAGCTGAATACTGCAGATACAGTGACCGTACAATCGGGCGGAGTAACTGGCAAGCAAATTATTGTAACCGTAGGTGCGAATTCAGCCAAAATCTATGCGAAACAACAACAGCCAACAGAAACAGTTCCTCCAACTACGCCAACCAACGTAACCGCAACTGTTCAAAATGCATCTAGCGCTTTGATCAGCTGGACGGCTTCTACCGACAACGTAGGCGTAACTGGATATGAAGTTTATCGTAATGGTATCAAGGTAGGCACAACGGCAACCACTTCCTATACGGACAATGGATTATCCGCTAGCACTACCTATAACTACACGGTAAAAGCATTTGATGCCGCAGGCAATCTATCTCTTCTTAGTGCGATTGCATCTATTACAACACCAGCAGGGAACAGTGTCACGATTTACTATAAGCAGGGTTATACCTCGCCTTATATTCATTATCGCCCTGTAGGAGGAACATGGACGACAGCTCCGGGTGTAGCTATACCTGTATCTGATGTAGCAGGATACAACAAAATAACGATTAATATCGGTTCAGCCAGCCAGCTTGAAGCATGCTTTAACAATGGCAGTGGCACATGGGACAGTAACGGGGGTAGCAATTATCTATTCGGTACTGGAACCTGGACTTATACGCCTACAGGAAGTATTACGTCGGGTGGACCAGTGACACCAACGTCGACACCAACACCAACGCCAACGGTAACGCCGACACCAACACCGATACCGACAGTAACGCCAACGCCGACACCAACACCAACACCAACACCAACACCAACGGTAACGCCAACACCAACGCCGACAGTAACCCCAACACCAACGGCTACACCGACTGGCAACACGGCAACGATCTATTATAAGAATACGGCTTATAGCAGCTCGTACATTTATTACAAGCTGGACGGATCGACAGTCTGGACGACGGCTCCTGGTGAACAGCTTCAAGCTTCTACTTTCCCAGGATACAAGGCGATCACAATTCAGCTCGGCACTGCAGCCGGACTGAACGCAGCCTTTAATAATGGCAGTGGTACATGGGATAGCAATGGCGGCAGTAATTATTATTTTGCTGCTGGAACCTGGAGTCTGGTGAACGGTAGTATCAGCGCAGGGGAACCTCAAGCAGACAGTGTTACGTTCCGTGTAAACGTTCCAACGGCTACTCCGGCGAGCGGACCTGTGTATCTTACGGGTACCTTCAACAGCTGGAATGCAGCGGATCCAGCCTATCAACTGACTAAAGGTAGTGATGGGGTGTATTCCATCACACTGAGCTTACCAGCAGGAACAGCGGTGCAATATAAGATTACACGGGGCGCTTGGACTAATGTGGAGGTAAACTCGAACGGATCGGACATTTCCAATCGAACGCTAACTCCAGCAGGTGGCGCTCAAACAGTGAATCTGACCGTACAGCGTTGGAAAGATCTATGA
- a CDS encoding alpha/beta fold hydrolase, producing the protein MESCLFIHGFTGGEHEISPLSQFMEQHNYRSRTFTLKGHGGSRNDLLHSDRHDWQQSAEDELTELLKTDEGVHLIGFSTGALIASHLSVRYKPWIKSLTLLSTPVFPLNPVEIIKTLTSISMLKTYISKFTSTPPKATREFQRLVRESFSIYPHIETPTLIVQGKRDHLVKTRSADYLQHTIPTTRKQVLMVDNSGHMVCHCEDKDRIMNEVLHFIQSVGS; encoded by the coding sequence ATGGAAAGTTGTTTATTTATTCATGGCTTTACCGGAGGTGAGCATGAGATCTCTCCCTTGTCCCAGTTTATGGAGCAGCATAATTACCGTTCCAGAACGTTTACCCTGAAAGGGCATGGGGGCAGTAGGAATGATTTACTGCATTCGGATAGACATGATTGGCAGCAGAGTGCTGAAGATGAATTGACAGAGCTGTTAAAGACGGATGAAGGCGTTCATCTGATCGGCTTTTCAACCGGTGCTCTTATTGCTTCTCATCTTTCTGTACGGTATAAACCCTGGATCAAATCTCTTACTTTATTGTCCACTCCCGTATTTCCGCTGAATCCCGTGGAAATTATTAAGACTCTTACGAGCATCTCCATGCTAAAAACTTATATTAGCAAATTCACTTCAACGCCCCCAAAGGCGACGAGAGAGTTTCAACGACTGGTCCGGGAGAGTTTTTCAATCTATCCGCATATTGAGACTCCAACCCTGATCGTGCAGGGTAAGCGAGACCATCTGGTAAAGACTAGAAGCGCTGACTACCTGCAGCATACGATCCCTACGACCCGAAAACAGGTGCTGATGGTGGATAACAGTGGTCATATGGTCTGTCATTGTGAAGATAAGGACCGAATCATGAATGAAGTATTGCATTTTATTCAGAGTGTAGGAAGCTGA
- the yunB gene encoding sporulation protein YunB: MRLSSRAERKLTVSGGNTRKPRSRRKFWLIASLVLIVLVLQALRYVELHMKPPILHLAQIRVKQIATESINKAITSQVANGGNAEELIDWKTDKNGKISGFMLNYAEHMRITSQAAEVIQTTLQDLHNQTEYIPLGQALGSPLIASYGPDIPIKIEPQGAVKVELNTRQQNAGINMILVEVYIHIVTEVAVVIPFDMEPQVVDTEIPVSYLMVVGDVPMYYYDNQGQPVGANGNSAPGIAIPAPSVSGDKNGVSDQSKDTTDNSQKESNQSPAASDSLNTGADHTEEGDKGVNGGN; encoded by the coding sequence ATGAGGTTATCTAGTAGGGCAGAGAGAAAGCTGACTGTTTCCGGCGGGAACACGCGCAAGCCAAGAAGCCGGCGCAAATTTTGGTTGATTGCATCCTTAGTATTGATAGTGCTTGTGCTACAGGCCCTGCGATATGTGGAGCTGCACATGAAGCCGCCTATCTTGCATTTAGCTCAAATTCGTGTGAAGCAAATCGCTACAGAGTCGATAAATAAGGCGATTACTTCACAAGTTGCGAATGGAGGAAATGCAGAGGAACTGATTGATTGGAAGACCGATAAGAATGGGAAAATATCTGGCTTTATGCTTAACTATGCGGAGCATATGCGTATTACTTCACAAGCAGCAGAGGTGATTCAGACTACGCTGCAGGATTTGCATAATCAGACAGAATATATTCCGCTGGGTCAGGCGCTTGGTAGTCCTCTCATCGCCTCTTATGGACCTGATATCCCGATCAAGATTGAGCCGCAAGGTGCTGTTAAGGTTGAACTCAACACCCGCCAGCAAAATGCCGGAATCAATATGATTCTAGTGGAGGTCTATATCCACATTGTGACGGAGGTCGCTGTGGTCATTCCTTTTGACATGGAGCCGCAAGTAGTGGATACGGAAATTCCTGTGTCTTATTTGATGGTCGTCGGAGACGTGCCTATGTATTACTACGATAATCAGGGTCAGCCTGTCGGAGCCAACGGAAATAGTGCCCCGGGAATTGCTATTCCTGCACCTTCAGTAAGCGGGGATAAGAACGGAGTATCGGATCAGAGCAAGGATACTACTGACAATAGCCAGAAGGAAAGCAACCAGTCTCCAGCTGCATCCGATTCTTTGAATACAGGTGCGGATCATACAGAAGAAGGCGATAAAGGTGTAAACGGAGGAAATTAA
- a CDS encoding VTT domain-containing protein: MTETINTWIDWLLQTLGLSGPSILFVTIPLALLQSILGFFPFVILIVLHVSVFNVIGGMLISWLACNLGGILMYFLIRRYLYNWFDRKWRSKLKRYDKWQRYLDRYGIWTLVLLRTIPIIPNNVINFMSAVSPIKASSFIWGTILGNLSYIWLFGTIGSTLIVLREEWNGYLTWYAVFIAILIGIFIRRHWDHLQEDKRSRMH, from the coding sequence ATGACAGAGACCATAAACACCTGGATAGATTGGCTGCTGCAAACGCTAGGCCTTAGTGGACCCTCTATTTTATTTGTGACGATTCCATTGGCGCTTTTGCAGAGTATATTAGGATTCTTTCCGTTCGTAATTTTGATTGTCCTCCATGTTTCTGTATTTAACGTTATTGGAGGTATGCTGATCAGTTGGCTGGCTTGTAATCTAGGTGGAATACTGATGTACTTCCTCATTCGGCGATACCTGTACAATTGGTTTGATCGAAAATGGAGGTCCAAGCTGAAACGGTATGACAAGTGGCAGCGTTACTTGGATCGATATGGAATATGGACTTTAGTGCTTCTACGTACCATTCCTATTATTCCGAACAATGTAATTAATTTTATGTCCGCTGTTTCACCGATAAAAGCTTCTTCGTTTATCTGGGGAACTATTCTTGGGAATTTGTCTTATATATGGCTATTCGGTACGATCGGCTCAACCTTAATTGTCCTGAGAGAAGAATGGAATGGCTATCTTACTTGGTATGCTGTGTTTATTGCTATTCTAATCGGTATCTTTATTCGGCGGCACTGGGATCATTTGCAGGAAGATAAACGGAGTAGAATGCACTAA
- a CDS encoding glycine betaine ABC transporter substrate-binding protein: MKKKNIGLSLLVIMMITVIAGCSSASNGKVKLAYVAWDSEIASTYVVKEVLETKLGATVEMLQVDAGPMWAGIADGSADAMVAAWLPSTHAAYLEKYGSKIEDLGPNLNGTKVGLAVPAYMDINSIEDLKNSDLAGTLSNRIIGIEPGAGIMTTTEKAIAEYGLSDYTLLESSSAAMAQELQKAYDNKEPIVVTGWTPHWMFANMDLKYLEDPKGVYGADEQIHTMVRQGLKDDMPNVYKFLDQFEWTAEDMAKVMVEVQGGKSPEEAAKTWVENNPDKVNAWTQGVEL; this comes from the coding sequence ATGAAGAAAAAAAATATAGGTTTGTCCCTTTTAGTGATCATGATGATTACTGTTATAGCTGGATGTTCATCCGCAAGTAATGGGAAGGTAAAACTGGCTTATGTGGCATGGGATTCGGAAATTGCAAGTACTTATGTAGTTAAAGAAGTACTTGAAACTAAGCTTGGAGCTACCGTTGAAATGCTGCAGGTGGATGCAGGCCCAATGTGGGCAGGAATTGCTGACGGTAGTGCGGATGCTATGGTCGCTGCTTGGTTACCAAGCACGCATGCAGCTTATTTAGAGAAGTATGGTTCGAAAATCGAAGATCTAGGACCTAATTTGAACGGGACTAAAGTTGGTTTGGCTGTTCCAGCTTACATGGATATCAATTCTATTGAAGACTTGAAGAACAGTGACCTGGCAGGAACATTGAGCAATCGAATTATCGGGATTGAGCCGGGTGCTGGTATTATGACGACAACCGAAAAGGCTATAGCAGAATATGGTCTTAGTGATTATACACTTCTTGAAAGTTCATCGGCAGCGATGGCTCAGGAGCTGCAAAAAGCTTATGACAACAAAGAACCTATCGTTGTAACGGGTTGGACACCACACTGGATGTTCGCCAATATGGACCTGAAATATCTGGAAGATCCAAAAGGTGTATACGGTGCGGACGAGCAAATCCATACTATGGTTCGCCAAGGTCTGAAAGATGACATGCCAAATGTCTATAAATTCTTGGATCAATTCGAGTGGACAGCTGAAGATATGGCAAAAGTAATGGTTGAGGTTCAAGGTGGGAAGTCACCGGAAGAAGCTGCTAAGACTTGGGTAGAGAACAACCCAGATAAAGTGAATGCATGGACTCAAGGTGTAGAATTGTAA
- a CDS encoding proline/glycine betaine ABC transporter permease: MDIPKLPLGKALEWLENWLTTYCDPLFDFIATIIGGMVSAIEGALTFLPALVLIVLIAALSYWIGKWRMALFALIGLLLIDNLGLWGPSMQSLALVLTASILAVVIGVPIGILCAQRNAVRNTVTPILDFMQTMPAFVYLLPAVSFFSLGVVPGVIASIIFAIPPTIRLTNLGIRQVSEELVEAADAFGSTPTQKLVKLQLPIALPTIMAGVNQTIMLSLSMVVISSMIGAQGVGAYVYRAVSQAKTGDGFEAGIAIVIIAILLDRLTQNALKPKQR; the protein is encoded by the coding sequence ATGGACATTCCAAAACTGCCTTTGGGAAAAGCACTCGAGTGGTTGGAAAACTGGCTAACGACGTATTGTGACCCCTTGTTTGATTTTATCGCTACGATTATCGGTGGGATGGTTTCTGCGATTGAAGGTGCGCTCACCTTTCTGCCTGCACTAGTGCTTATCGTACTTATTGCAGCGTTGTCTTATTGGATTGGGAAATGGCGCATGGCATTATTTGCGTTAATTGGACTACTTTTAATCGATAATCTCGGATTATGGGGACCTTCGATGCAATCCTTGGCCCTTGTTCTAACCGCCTCGATATTGGCTGTAGTAATCGGCGTACCGATTGGTATTCTATGTGCGCAGCGAAATGCGGTTAGAAATACAGTTACGCCTATTTTGGACTTTATGCAGACGATGCCGGCGTTTGTGTATTTATTGCCAGCAGTATCTTTTTTCTCACTTGGCGTAGTTCCAGGTGTAATTGCATCGATTATTTTTGCGATTCCACCAACGATTCGTTTGACCAATCTCGGTATTCGTCAAGTTTCAGAGGAGCTAGTAGAAGCAGCCGATGCTTTTGGTTCAACACCTACTCAGAAACTGGTTAAATTGCAGTTGCCGATTGCTCTGCCAACGATTATGGCAGGCGTCAATCAGACGATTATGTTGTCACTCTCGATGGTTGTCATCTCATCTATGATTGGTGCGCAAGGTGTGGGTGCTTATGTATACCGTGCGGTATCACAGGCTAAGACAGGAGATGGGTTCGAGGCGGGAATTGCTATCGTTATTATTGCTATTCTACTTGACCGTTTGACACAGAACGCACTAAAACCAAAACAAAGATAG
- a CDS encoding glycine betaine/L-proline ABC transporter ATP-binding protein produces MAIIEVKKLTKVFGHDAGRAIPLLEQGWSKEKIAQELKLTVGVNKAEFSIEEGEIFVIMGLSGSGKSTLVRLLNRLIEPTGGQVLFKGKDVVKMNPEELRQFRRKNIGMVFQKFALFPHRTVLENAEYGLEVQGVDKKKRTERAMEALHLVGLKGWENHRPDQLSGGMQQRVGLARGLANDPDILLMDEAFSALDPLIRKDMQQELLELQSRVKKTIVFITHDLDEALRIGDRIALMKDGVIVQIGTPEEILIQPANKYVERFVEDVDLSKVLTAAHVMRQPETVRPERGPRVALQLMRDSGIFSLYVVDKEMKLLGVVTAEDAAQALKDNKSILEVTRREIPRVHPETLLNDFFELISETHLPVAVVDEADKLKGIVIKGAVLSALAGNAVPEGEGS; encoded by the coding sequence ATGGCTATTATAGAGGTGAAAAAGCTAACCAAAGTATTCGGTCATGATGCGGGACGGGCGATTCCATTATTAGAGCAAGGGTGGTCGAAGGAAAAGATCGCTCAGGAATTAAAGTTGACTGTCGGAGTCAACAAAGCCGAATTCAGCATTGAAGAAGGAGAAATATTCGTCATTATGGGATTGTCCGGTAGCGGTAAGTCAACGTTGGTTCGTTTGTTGAACCGTTTGATTGAGCCTACAGGGGGACAAGTCCTTTTTAAAGGGAAAGACGTCGTCAAAATGAACCCGGAAGAACTGCGGCAATTTCGGCGCAAGAACATCGGTATGGTGTTTCAGAAGTTCGCATTGTTTCCACATCGGACGGTACTGGAGAATGCGGAATACGGACTTGAGGTTCAGGGCGTAGATAAAAAGAAGAGAACTGAACGGGCCATGGAGGCATTGCATTTAGTAGGTCTGAAGGGTTGGGAGAACCATCGCCCGGATCAACTCAGTGGAGGTATGCAACAGCGTGTTGGCTTAGCAAGAGGACTTGCTAACGACCCTGATATCCTGCTCATGGACGAAGCATTTAGTGCACTGGATCCGCTTATTCGTAAAGACATGCAGCAGGAGCTGCTGGAATTACAGTCCAGAGTGAAGAAGACCATTGTGTTCATTACTCATGATCTAGACGAGGCCTTGCGGATTGGTGATCGGATTGCACTGATGAAGGACGGTGTCATCGTGCAGATTGGTACACCGGAAGAGATTCTCATCCAACCTGCTAATAAATATGTAGAGCGGTTCGTGGAGGATGTGGACTTGTCCAAAGTGTTGACTGCAGCTCATGTGATGCGTCAACCGGAAACCGTTAGACCTGAGCGCGGACCTCGTGTAGCTCTTCAATTGATGCGTGATAGCGGCATATTCAGCCTGTATGTGGTGGATAAGGAAATGAAATTGCTGGGTGTTGTTACAGCTGAGGATGCAGCACAGGCACTGAAAGATAATAAATCCATACTGGAGGTTACGCGGAGAGAAATTCCACGTGTACATCCAGAAACGCTGCTCAATGATTTCTTTGAATTAATATCTGAGACACATTTGCCTGTAGCCGTCGTAGATGAAGCGGATAAATTAAAAGGCATTGTGATTAAGGGAGCCGTTCTTTCCGCACTCGCGGGTAACGCGGTACCGGAAGGAGAAGGATCATAA
- a CDS encoding GbsR/MarR family transcriptional regulator translates to MNDLEGLTPEQIEKISKARERVIDSIGKNMDLYGITLSIGHLYGYMYFNQGPVTLDELSKTMGMSKTSMSTGVRTLLDLKMIDKVWGRGTRKDLFTTVPDWHQNFSDYFSIKWRKAVEGNMISLAKSLAEINNMKKEYSDDSKLMQLLNTDEEKIAESINYYRWLLKLIESFENGKIFEFIPKEES, encoded by the coding sequence ATGAACGATTTAGAAGGGTTAACACCCGAACAAATAGAGAAGATTAGTAAGGCCCGTGAACGTGTGATAGACTCTATCGGTAAAAACATGGACCTATACGGCATCACCTTATCTATTGGGCATTTATACGGTTATATGTATTTCAATCAAGGTCCAGTGACACTGGATGAACTTAGCAAAACAATGGGAATGAGCAAGACGTCCATGAGTACTGGAGTCCGTACCCTCCTAGATCTGAAAATGATCGATAAAGTTTGGGGGAGAGGGACTCGCAAAGACCTGTTCACCACTGTGCCAGACTGGCATCAGAACTTCAGTGATTACTTCTCTATTAAATGGAGAAAAGCCGTCGAAGGAAATATGATCTCACTAGCGAAATCACTTGCAGAAATTAACAATATGAAAAAAGAATATAGTGACGATAGTAAACTTATGCAGCTCTTAAATACAGATGAAGAAAAGATTGCAGAATCCATTAATTACTACCGCTGGTTGCTGAAATTAATAGAATCTTTTGAGAATGGTAAGATCTTCGAATTTATCCCTAAAGAAGAATCTTAG